A genomic window from Vicia villosa cultivar HV-30 ecotype Madison, WI unplaced genomic scaffold, Vvil1.0 ctg.001498F_1_1, whole genome shotgun sequence includes:
- the LOC131635480 gene encoding uncharacterized protein LOC131635480, producing MAFSWASAFRITLLLLLLAAVIAACFTLPIEKMMKDFLIWVDRDLGRWGPLVLAVAYIPLTVLAVPASVLTLGGGYLFGLPVGFVADSIGATVGAGAAFLLGRTIGRPFVVSRLKDYPQFKSVAIAIRRSGFKIVLLLRLVPLLPFNMLNYLLSVTPVSLVEYMLASWLGMMPITLALVYVGTTLKDLSDVTHGWSEFSKTRWAFIIIGLVISVVLIICVTKVAKSALDKALAENEDIDGVTSSPELPTVAEQSSDHLNQPLIIKIDSNEDNHEK from the exons ATGGCTTTTTCCTGGGCTTCTGCCTTCAGGATcactcttcttcttctccttcttgctGCTGTTATTGCCGCGTGTTTCACTCTTCCTATTGAAAAG ATGATGAAGGACTTCCTAATATGGGTTGATCGTGATCTTGGGCGATGGGGTCCACTTGTTTT GGCTGTTGCTTACATTCCTTTGACTGTCCTGGCAGTTCCAGCTTCAGTTCTTACT CTTGGTGGTGGTTATCTTTTTGGGCTTCCAGTGGGCTTTGTTGCCGATTCTATTGGTGCAACTGTTGGTGCAGGAGCTGCATTTCTTCTCGGTAGAACA ATTGGAAGACCATTTGTTGTTTCAAGGTTAAAGGATTATCCTCAATTTAAATCAGTGGCAATTGCAATACGGAGATCTGGATTTAAG ATTGTATTACTGCTTCGGCTTGTTCCGCTGCTACCGTTTAACATGTTAAATTATCTCTTGTCGGTGACTCCTGTTTCACTTGTGGAATACATGCTGGCTTCCTGGTTAGGAATGATG CCAATAACACTGGCACTTGTCTATGTCGGAACAACTCTTAAAGATCTTTCGGATGTAACTCATGGTTGGAGCGAATTCTCCAAGACTCGTTGG GCATTTATCATTATCGGTCTCGTAATATCAG TGGTTCTTATAATATGTGTTACTAAAGTTGCAAAGTCTGCATTGGATAAAGCCTTGGCCGAAAACGAAGATATCGACGGGGTTACATCCTCACCAGAGTTACCAACTGTTGCTGAACAATCATCAGATCATCTTAACCAACCACTCATAATTAAGATAGATTCTAATGAAGACAATCATGAAAAGTAA
- the LOC131635487 gene encoding uncharacterized protein LOC131635487 has product MTKKHLESLMGKMRGLSLLSFGGCFDSCYDQTQYGLGTRIWNFSDRPVELQIRVGSILKKVHVLKPGCSKRVKSKGIYKAYMPGRSGSNDVGLKSLLYYYDETCQPYIWIHDVGGDSLRMVKQQYVSLEDLRECCEIRILRDQHKGCISVCKRTRPDLC; this is encoded by the coding sequence ATGACTAAGAAGCATTTGGAGTCTCTCATGGGAAAAATGAGAGGTTTGAGTCTTCTATCTTTTGGTGGTTGCTTTGATAGCTGCTATGATCAGACACAATATGGATTAGGCACAAGGATTTGGAACTTCAGTGATAGGCCAGTGGAATTGCAGATAAGGGTAGGATCAATACTGAAGAAGGTTCATGTTTTGAAGCCAGGGTGTTCTAAGAGAGTGAAGAGTAAAGGGATATATAAGGCTTATATGCCAGGGAGAAGTGGAAGCAATGATGTGGGATTGAAGAGTTTGTTGTATTACTATGATGAGACTTGTCAACCTTATATATGGATTCATGATGTAGGGGGTGATTCTTTGAGGATGGTGAAACAACAGTATGTGAGTCTTGAGGATTTGAGGGAGTGTTGTGAGATTAGGATCTTGAGGGATCAACATAAGGGTTGCATTTCGGTTTGTAAGAGAACTAGACCTGATTTATGCTGA
- the LOC131635486 gene encoding uncharacterized protein LOC131635486 — MFSLFYGLWQYMFSKLELHVLILGIDKAGKTTLLEKMKSVYTNVEGLPPDRIVPTVGLNIGRIEVANRKLVFWDLGGQLGLRSIWEKYYEEAHAVVFVVDASCPSRFEDSKSALEKVLRHEDLKGAPLLILANKQDLPEAVSSEELARYLDLKKLDERVYMFEAVSAYDGLGIRESAEWLVEVMERSKRTEMLRLRAGAMGPGSA, encoded by the exons ATGTTTTCATTATTTTATGGACTTTGGCAGTACATGTTCAGCAAGTTAGAACTTCATGTACTCATTTTAGGGATAGACAAGGCTGGCAAAACG ACTTTGCTTGAGAAGATGAAGTCGGTGTACACGAATGTAGAAGGTCTTCCTCCGGATCGAATTGTTCCAACTGTGGGATTGAATATTGGTCGTATTGAAGTGGCGAATAGAAAACTTGTGTTCTGGGACCTGGGAGGACAG CTTGGTCTTCGCTCAATCTGGGAGAAATATTATGAAGAGGCACACGCAGTAGTATTTGTTGTAGATGCGTCTTGTCCCTCACGATTTGAAGATTCAAAGTCTGCACTCG AAAAGGTGCTTCGACATGAGGATCTCAAAGGAGCCCCTCTTTTGATTTTGGCAAACAAGCAA GATCTTCCTGAAGCAGTATCATCTGAAGAACTTGCTCGGTATCTAGATTTAAAGAAGCTGGACGAAAGAGTTTACATGTTTGAAGCCGTGTCAGCTTATGATGG gctGGGGATCAGGGAAAGTGCAGAATGGCTAGTGGAAGTGATGGAGAGAAGCAAGAGGACTGAAATGTTGAGATTGCGGGCAGGTGCAATGGGTCCAGGTTCTGCCTAA
- the LOC131635485 gene encoding probable E3 ubiquitin-protein ligase LUL4, whose product MGISWSSSRRRNNFIHNPPQQPPSLPPPPPPPPHYYYSTESHPPPPPPHQQGYYYPSTTTGYATPHPPPPSLQPHTHSFYFSNPNSTINYANPRVMFHPSYYVNQQHAWGPPPPLPLPSSSTPPPYVDHQTAKKIRNHVNVHKDTLRLEVDEHNPDHHLVSFVFDAVYDGSITVSYFAKEEDKCRFVPLFPDAFVPVKVPFGKGVGQKFAQPSGTGIDLGFFELDDLSKPSPGEDVFPLVICAETCLETPSENETPKNSDDSTLNASPHMQITQAVLEKCNDAFQIKVVKQILWIDGVRYELRELYGIGNSEAAGFDDNDPGKECVICMTEPKDTAVLPCRHMCMCSDCAKALRLQSNKCPICRQPIEELIEIKVKSGDP is encoded by the exons ATGGGTATTTCCTGGAGCAGTAGTAGAAGAAGAAACAATTTCATTCACAACCCACCTCAACAACCACCCTcacttccaccaccaccaccaccaccgcctCATTATTACTACTCAACCGAATCacatccaccaccaccaccacctcacCAGCAAGGTTACTATTACCCCTCAACCACCACCGGCTATGCCACTCCCCACCCTCCTCCTCCTTCTCTTCAACCTCATACCCATTCATTTTACTTCTCTAACCCTAATTCAACTATCAACTACGCCAATCCTCGTGTTATGTTCCATCCTTCTTACTATGTAAATCAACAACATGCCTGGGGTCCACCTCCTCCTCTTCCTTTACCTTCTTCTTCCACACCGCCCCCTTACGTTGATCATCAAACTGcgaagaagattaggaatcaTGTTAATGTTCATAAGGATACTTTGCGACTTGAAGTTGATGAGCATAACCCTGATCACCATCTCGTTTCTTTCGTTTTCGACGCTGTTTATGATGGCAG CATTACTGTCTCCTACTTTGCGAAGGAAGAAGATAAATGTAGGTTTGTTCCACTCTTTCCTGATGCATTTGTGCCAGTCAAAGTCCCCTTTGGGAAAGGAGTTGGCCAGAAATTTGCCCAGCCTTCAGGAACAGGGATTGACCTAGGCTTCTTTGAGTTGGATGATCTTTCAAAGCCTTCACCTGGAGAAGACGTCTTTCCTCTTGTAATATGCGCTGAAACATGTTTGGAAACTCCCTCGGAAAACGAAACACCTAAAAATTCCGATGATTCCACGCTAAATGCATCACCTCACATGCAAATAACTCAAGCTGTCTTGGAGAAATGTAATGATGCTTTCCAGATAAAAGTAGTTAAACAGATTCTGTGGATTGATGGTGTTCGTTATGAGTTGAGAGAGCTATATGGAATAGGAAACTCAGAAGCTGCAGGATTTGATGACAATGATCCTGGGAAGGAGTGTGTAATATGCATGACTGAACCAAAGGATACAGCTGTCTTACCTTGTCGACATATG TGTATGTGCAGTGATTGTGCGAAAGCTCTACGGCTTCAATCCAATAAATGCCCTATATGCCGTCAACCCATTGAGGAACTTATCGAGATCAAGGTGAAGAGTGGCGATCCATGA